A single window of Malus sylvestris chromosome 5, drMalSylv7.2, whole genome shotgun sequence DNA harbors:
- the LOC126623645 gene encoding uncharacterized protein LOC126623645, giving the protein MASEDAYLQHLVAGHQVPTQVYNLLTPLQNGSTIMNSFLVLVPSLNMSITVHPADSGLNLAQKISVETGEDLNQLVMVTHGYHIMRHIELGEIPGIKDYRDINIGSMVSGMYPYPLYPAESTIRYTLFMDVPVAIDRLSVEMFSSLNEWAVEYFGTPASFSLRDKEGVVVTHPQSPNNHPPAPFPPQQPQHPTLAPSPLHQTNDHQPCMNLRHRYTLFMDVPIASDRLSVEILSGLNEWAVGYFGTPARFSLRNKEHLAVTHQQPLNSHPSEQ; this is encoded by the exons ATGGCGTCCGAGGATGCGTACCTACAACATCTGGTGGCTGG gCACCAAGTCCCAACTCAGGTGTACAATCTGTTAACTCCCCTACAAAACGGATCAACAATAAT gaattcatttttagttttggtGCCAAGTTTGAATATGAGCATCACTGTTCATCCGGCAGACTCAGGATTAAATTTGGCTCAAAAAATTAGTGTTGAAACGGGAGAAGACCTGAACCAATTAGTAATGGTAACACATGGTTATCATATTATGCGTCATATAGAATTAGGAGAAATTCCGGGGATTAAAGATTATAGAGATATAAATATAGGGTCAATGGTTAGTGGAATGTATCCATATCCTCTGTACCCAGCTGAGTCAACAATTAGATACACACTATTTATGGATGTACCAGTAGCTATTGATAGGTTGTCTGTAGAAATGTTTAGCAGTTTGAACGAATGGGCTGTTGAATATTTTGGGACTCCTGCTAGCTTTAGTTTGAGAGACAAAGAGGGTGTGGTGGTGACCCACCCGCAGTCACCCAACAACCATCCTCCAGCACCCTTCCCACCTCAGCAGCCCCAGCATCCCACTCTAGCTCCCTCCCCACTTCACCAGACGAATGACCACCAACCTTGCATGAACCTCCGACATAGATACACACTATTTATGGATGTACCAATAGCTAGTGATAGGTTGTCTGTAGAAATACTTAGCGGTTTGAACGAATGGGCAGTTGGATACTTTGGGACTCCTGCTAGGTTTAGTTTGAGAAATAAGGAGCATTTGGCGGTGACCCACCAACAGCCTCTCAACAGCCATCCTTCAGAACAATGA